The proteins below come from a single Metarhizium brunneum chromosome 1, complete sequence genomic window:
- the mef2 gene encoding Ribosome-releasing factor 2, translating into MIILSLCRRMSPSRRKLAHNLGHGVAFKSIALSRRTLHSQAASQQDAEVQSIRNIGIIAHVDAGKTTTTERMLYYSGVTQRVGDVDAGNTVTDFLELERERGITIQSAAITFNWPKAQNCTPGTRPQTVNLIDTPGHQDFRFEVDRCLPILDGAVCIIDSVKGVEAHTERVWGSAQEFKIPRIVYCNKLDREGASFKKAVLEIGTRLKGWPLVCQIPWWEKEVFVGVIDIINSIGYRWKSEREKIHYGPDELQEELSASNPDLLAEMQLARQRLIEGLADFDEAIMDEFLAENPDIPNSTLKQAIRRAIRSGDGRVIPVFAGSSFRHIGVEPLMDAITDYLPNPAERPDAEVRVGSAKHGLHSVLDSKGKKTAANIASVASIFKVVTHPKEGVISFVRVYHGTLTRNASSFNTNINAQERPMGILQISASKTQDVQELTVGQIGALRGLKKARTGDTLITTVGGKPVPEHLRHVQIRPPEIPPPVAFLQVEPYGNVAAQELQTALENASREDPSLRWGRNSKTDQFTIQGMGKLHLDVSLYNMRQKRRIDAEFGQIEVDYKESVTQPTKPQYTVFDRPVASKPGRAACTVILQPIDEENRHALLESGIEIDGNIYEIEVPQSQESSTLAFDAEEARHQLLNGAIAGLARGPRRASPVHSCHVKVSLDTSEGSLESPTGGHFSSVARAAVQNTLRDAFDKQQIGVLEPIMLTHITCPEATAGTVQHDITAGAGGQVLEVKDRSAESMGDDLIDVTKIYAPPDPYDSVTSLRGKRSTDRMVEIVAKVPYKEMLDYDDHLRSKTAGRHSMTMSFDSFARVVGHREKML; encoded by the exons ATGATTATTCTATCCTTGTGTCGGAGGATGTCTCCTTCTCGGAGGAAACTGGCACATAATTTAGGACACGGCGTGGCATTCAAGTCAATAGCGCTCAGCCGACGCACTCTTCATAGCCAAGCTGCATCCCAGCAAGATGCTGAAGTACAGAGCATCCGCAATATCGGTATAATTGCTCATGTTGATGCC GGTAAAACAACAACCACAGAGCGCATGCTCTACTACAGCGGCGTCACGCAAAGAGTTGGAG ATGTCGATGCTGGAAACACCGTCACTGACTTTCTGGAACTGGAGAGAGAGCGAGGTATCACGATTCAGTCTGCCGCCATTACCTTCAATTGGCCGAAAGCTCAGAATTGTACTCCTGGCACTCGTCCCCAAACGGTTAACTTGATTGATACACCTGGCCATCAAGACTTTAGATTCGAAGTTGATCGATGTCTTCCCATTCTCGATGGTGCTGTCTGCATCATTGATTCGGTCAAAGGTGTTGAAGCCCACACAGAACGAGTTTGGGGCTCTGCGCAAGAATTCAAGATTCCTCGCATCGTATATTGCAATAAGCTGGACCGTGAGGGTGCATCTTTCAAGAAAGCGGTGTTGGAAATTGGCACAAGGCTCAAGGGCTGGCCTCTCGTATGCCAAATCCCATGGTGGGAAAAGGAAGTGTTTGTTGGTGTGATagacatcatcaacagcatcGGGTACAGATGGAAGTCGGAACGCGAGAAGATTCACTATGGACCAGATGAGTTGCAGGAGGAGCTTTCTGCTTCAAATCCTGACCTACTGGCCGAAATGCAGCTGGCAAGGCAACGTTTAATTGAGGGTCTGGCTGATTTTGATGAGGCAATCATGGACGAATTCCTGGCTGAGAATCCTGATATTCCAAACTCAACGCTGAAGCAGGCCATCCGGCGCGCCATTCGAAGCGGAGACGGACGGGTCATTCCGGTATTCGCTGGCTCTAGCTTTCGCCATATCGGCGTTGAGCCATTGATGGACGCCATCACCGATTATCTGCCAAACCCAGCAGAACGACCGGATGCTGAGGTGCGGGTTGGGTCCGCCAAACACGGGCTTCACAGCGTTTTGGAcagcaagggcaaaaagACAGCAGCAAACATTGCCTCTGTAGCATCCATCTTCAAGGTCGTCACTCATCCAAAGGAAGGGGTCATCAGCTTTGTCCGAGTCTACCACGGCACCCTAACTCGTAATGCTTCGAGTTTCAATACCAATATCAACGCCCAGGAGCGTCCCATGGGTATCCTTCAGATATCGGCATCAAAAACACAAGATGTGCAGGAGCTCACAGTGGGGCAAATCGGCGCTCTCCGAGGCCTGAAGAAAGCCCGAACTGGAGATACGTTGATTACGACTGTGGGCGGCAAACCGGTTCCAGAGCATCTTCGCCATGTCCAGATTCGACCTCCTGAAATCCCACCTCCGGTGGCATTTCTACAAGTGGAACCATACGGGAACGTTGCGGCCCAGGAGCTACAGACGGCGTTGGAAAATGCTTCCAGAGAAGATCCCAGTCTTAGATGGGGCCGAAACTCAAAGACGGATCAATTCACAATTCAGGGAATGGGCAAGCTCCACCTGGATGTGTCTCTTTATAACATGAGACAAAAGCGTAGGATCGATGCTGAGTTTGGTCAAATCGAGGTTGACTACAAGGAAAGTGTGACTCAACCTACCAAACCACAGTACACAGTCTTTGATAGACCGGTCGCCAGCAAACCGGGCAGGGCTGCCTGTACAGTAATATTACAGCCTATTGATGAAGAAAACCGGCATGCCCTCCTGGAATCTGGTATTGAAATAGACGGCAATATTTATGAGATTGAAGTTCCCCAGTCGCAGGAATCGTCTACTTTGGCCTTTGACGCGGAAGAGGCTCGACATCAGCTTCTCAACGGAGCCATTGCTGGATTGGCACGGGGTCCTCGCAGAGCCTCGCCGGTTCACAGTTGCCATGTCAAGGTCAGTCTTGACACCTCTGAGGGCTCGCTCGAAAGCCCTACAGGTGGGCATTTCAGCAGTGTCGCCAGAGCGGCGGTGCAAAATACGCTTCGAGACGCCTTCGACAAGCAACAGATTGGGGTTCTAGAGCCCATCATGCTTACACACATTACTTGCCCGGAAGCGACGGCCGGAACCGTGCAGCACGACATTACAgctggcgccggcgggcAAGTCCTTGAAGTCAAGGATAGGTCTGCCGAGTCCATGGGCGACGACTTGATTGATGTGACCAAGATTTACGCTCCACCCGATCCGTACGACTCGGTGACGTCTCTGAGGGGCAAGAGGTCGACGGACAGGATGGTCGAGATTGTAGCCAAGGTGCCATACAAGGAAATGCTAGACTACGACGACCACCTACGAAGTAAGACGGCTGGACGCCACTCCATGACCATGTCTTTCGACTCATTTGCGAGGGTGGTTGGGCACAGGGAGAAGATGTTGTGA
- the acat1 gene encoding Acetyl-CoA acetyltransferase yields the protein MSVAQLRSPRLANQLARHVKAARHFSTSAALRKELQDAYILSASRTPTAKFNGSFLTVPAPKLGAAAIKSAVEKSKVPVEKITDVYMGNVLQGSVGQAPARQAAIFAGLPESIEATTINKVCASGLKAVAMAAQNIQMGLTEAQIAGGMENMSQVPLYLPRASGLPAFGHVKMEDGLIKDGLTDVYQQFHMGNCAENTVKNHNITREEQDAYAIQSYKNAQKAWADKAFADEIVPVTVPGRKGDKIIDTDEGFLDVKIEKIPTLKPAFVRDGSGTVTAANSSTLNDGASALVLGSKTIAQEYGTGSRVLAKICSYADAAMAPIDFPIAPAKAVPIALERAGITKDQVAVWEFNEAFAAVILANQKILGLEGARVNPLGGAISLGHALGSSGSRILTTLLHQLKPGEYGVAAICNGGGAATAMVVQRIESV from the exons ATGTCTGTTGCACAGCTCAGATCGCCACGCCTGGCCAACCAGCTGGCCCGACATGTGAAAGCGGCTCGCCACTTTTCCACCAGCGCTGCTTTGCGTAAGGAGCTCCAGGATGCTTATATCCTCAGTGCTTCCAGAACGCCAACGGCCAAG TTCAATGGCTCATTCTTGACTGTGCCTGCTCCCAAACTGGGTGCTGCTGCCATCAAATCCGCCGTCGAGAAGTCTAAGGTTCCTGTCGAAAAGATCACTGATGTCTACATGGGAAATGTCTTGCAGGGCTCGGTTGGCCAGGCTCCTGCGCGTCAGGCCGCAATCTTTGCTGGTCTTCCCGAGTCCATTGAGGCGACCACCATCAACAAGGTCTGCGCTTCCGGTCTGAAGGCcgttgccatggccgcgcaGAACATCCAAATGGGCCTGACGGAGGCCCAAATTGCCGGCGGCATGGAGAACATGTCCCAGGTTCCTCTCTACTTGCCCCGCGCCAGTGGACTTCCTGCCTTTGGCCATGTCAAGATGGAGGACGGTCTGATCAAGGATGGTTTGACTGATGTCTACCAGCAATTCCACATGGGCAACTGTGCCGAGAACACTGTCAAAAACCACAACATCACTCGCGAAGAGCAGGATGCTTACGCAATCCAGTCCTACAAGAACGCACAAAAGGCCTGGGCAGACAAGGCCTTTGCCGACGAGATTGTTCCCGTCACAGTTCCAGGCCGAAAGGGCGACAAAATCATCGACACCGACGAGGGCTTCCTCGACGTCAAGATTGAGAAGATTCCCACTCTCAAGCCTGCCTTTGTCCGTGACGGAAGCGGCACCGTTACTGCTGCCAACTCATCCACCCTGAACGACGGTGCTAGTGCTCTGGTTTTGGGCAGCAAGACCATCGCACAGGAATACGGGACCGGCTCCCGAGTCCTTGCCAAGATCTGCAGCTATGCcgatgctgccatggctccTATTGACTTCCCTATTGCTCCTGCCAAAGCTGTCCCTATTGCTCTGGAGAGGGCCGGCATCACCAAGGACCAAGTCGCTGTGTGGGAGTTTAACGAAGCtttcgccgccgtcatcctGGCCAACCAGAAGATTTTGGGTCTTGAGGGCGCCAGGGTTAACCCTCTTGGAGGTGCTATCTCTCTTGGCCACGCGCTGGGTAGCTCCGGGTCCCGTATCCTCACTACTTTGCTGCACCAGCTGAAGCCTGGTGAGTATGGTGTTGCGGCCATCTGCAACGGTGGCGGTGCTGCTACGGCCATGGTTGTACAGAGGATTGAATCCGTGTAA
- the UBC2 gene encoding Ubiquitin-conjugating enzyme E2 2 translates to MSTAARRRLMRDFKRMQTDPPAGVSASPIPDNVMTWNAVIIGPADTPFEDGTFRLVMQFEEQYPNKPPQVKFISQMFHPNVYATGELCLDILQNRWSPTYDVAAVLTSIQSLLNDPNTGSPANVEASNLYKDNRKEYTKRVRETVEKSWED, encoded by the exons ATGTCTACCGCAGCAAGGCGTCGTCTGATGCGTGACTTCAAG CGCATGCAGACAGATCCTCCTGCAGGAGTTTCCGCTTCCCCTATCCCTGATAATGTGATGACATG GAATGCCGTCATTATTGGACCTGCTGATACGCCGTTCGAAGATGGAACTTTTCGACTGGTTATGCAATTTGAAGAACAGTATCCCAACAAGCCGCCACAAGTCAAATTCATCAGTCAAATGTTCCACCCGAACGTGTATGCGACTGGAGAACTGTGTCTTGATATCCTTCAAAACCGCTGGAGTCCGACATATGACGTTGCGGCTGTCTTGACGAGTATTCAAAG TTTGCTCAACGATCCGAACACTGGGTCACCAGCGAATGTCGAAGCTTCGAATTTATACAAAGACAATCGCAAAGAATATACAAAGAGGGTGAGAGAAACCGTCGAGAAAAGTTGGGAGGACTAG
- the KLP1 gene encoding Kinesin heavy chain, whose protein sequence is MSANSIKVVARFRPQNRIELESGGKPIVTFSSEDSCSLDSKEAQGGFTFDRVFDMACKQQDIFDFSIRPTVDDILNGYNGTVFAYGQTGAGKSYTMMGTNIDDDDGRGVIPRIVEQIFASIMSSPSTIEYTVRVSYMEIYMERIRDLLAPQNDNLPVHEEKNRGVYVKGLLEIYVSSVQEVYEVMRRGGNARAVAATNMNQESSRSHSIFVITITQKNVETGSAKSGQLFLVDLAGSEKVGKTGASGQTLEEAKKINKSLSALGMVINALTDGKSSHIPYRDSKLTRILQESLGGNSRTTLIINCSPSSYNDAETLSTLRFGTRAKSIKNKAKVNAELSPAELKLLLKKAQGQVTNFENYISTLEGEVQLWRSGESVPKDKWAQPGDGIVGARTEPRTPRPSTPSRLTAESRAETPAATDRASTPSLTLEKDEREEFLRRENELQDQLAEKESQVTLAEKTLRDTKEEMAYLKEHDSRLGKENERLTTETNEFKMQLERLTFESKEAQITMDALKEANSELTTELDDVKQQLLDIKMNAKETGAAFDEKEKRKAEKMAKMMAGFDLGSDVFSDNERSISEAIQHIEKLHEISSVGNNIAPDEFRDLRTKLVETQGIVRQAELSMFGSSSGEMDSRRRHELEERLEAMQQQYEDLLTKNLSESDVEEVKARLEHAYANRQTTQVELIDELKADAAQKAAENSRMKTLIEDLQQQVKAGSGATPVTNGKTIQQQIAEFDVMKKSLMRDLQNRCERVVELEISLDETREQYNNVLRSSNNRAQQKKMAFLERNLEQLTQVQRQLVEQNSALKKEVAIAERKLIARNERIQSLESLLQDSQEKMAAANHKFEVQLASVKERLEAAKAGSTKGLNATTGGFSFSAAGSRIAKPLRGGGGDGPNVPTIQSLQNEGATNKRSSWFFNKS, encoded by the exons ATGTCTGCGAATAGCATCAAAGTTGTGGCCCGATTCCGGCCCCAAAACCGGATCGAGCTGGAGTCGGGTGGAAAACCCATCGTCACCTTTAGCTCCGAGGATTCATGTTCCCTCGAC TCCAAAGAGGCTCAAGGGGGATTCACCTTTGATAGAGTATTCGACATGGCATGTAAGCAGCAGGACATCTTCGACTTCTCCATCCGACCCACCGTAGACGACATCTTGAATGGCTACAACGGAACCGTCTTTGCCTATGGCCAGACTGGTGCCGGCAAATCGTACACCATGATGGGCACGAatatcgacgacgacgacggacgAGGCGTCATCCCGCGAATTGTTGAACAGATCTTCGCCAGCATCATGTCTAGCCCCAGCACAATAGAATATACCGTGCGTGTCAGCTATATGGAGATTTACATGGAAAGAATTCGAGATCTCTTGGCCCCCCAGAACGACAACCTACCCGTTCATGAGGAGAAGAACCGTGGCGTCTATGTCAAGGGCTTGCTCGAAATTTACGTATCGAGCGTGCAAGAAGTCTACGAAGTCATGAGGAGGGGAGGAAACGCCCGAGCTGTGGCCGCTACCAACATGAACCAGGAGTCCTCACGATCGCACTCCATCTTCGTTATAACTATCACCCAGAAGAATGTCGAGACAGGTTCGGCGAAGAGCGGCCAGCTTTTCTTGGTTGACTTGGCAGGCAGTGAAAAGGTAGGAAAGACGGGCGCCAGTGGACAAACGCTcgaagaagccaagaaaaTTAACAAGAGTTTGAGTGCCTTGGGCATGGTCATCAATGCTTTGACCGACGGCAAATCATCTCACATTCCGTACCGAGACTCTAAATTGACGAGAATTTTGCAAGAATCCTTGGGTGGCAACAGCCGGACCACCCTCATCATTAACTGCTCGCCGAGCAGTTATAACGATGCCGAAACGCTGAGCACACTACGATTCGGTACAAGAGCAAAGTCCATCAAGAACAAGGCAAAGGTCAATGCCGAACTCAGCCCCGCCGagctcaagctgctgctcaagAAGGCCCAAGGTCAAGTCACAAACTTCGAGAACTATATTTCTACACTCGAAGGGGAAGTTCAGCTATGGCGCTCTGGAGAATCGGTCCCCAAGGACAAATGGGCACAGCCCGGCGACGGTATTGTTGGCGCAAGGACGGAGCCCAGAACTCCCCGTCCTTCCACCCCATCTAGACTCACAGCCGAGAGCCGAGCAGAAACGCCTGCTGCTACCGACCGCGCTTCAACCCCGAGTTTGACATTGGAAAAGGATGAACGCGAAGAGTTCTTGCGCCGTGAAAATGAGCTCCAAGATCAGCTGGCTGAGAAGGAGTCCCAGGTGACGCTGGCGGAGAAGACCTTGCGCGACACCAAGGAGGAGATGGCCTACCTCAAGGAGCACGACAGCAGACTGGGTAAAGAGAACGAACGACTCACAACGGAGACGAACGAATTCAAGATGCAACTCGAGCGCTTGACGTTTGAGAGCAAGGAGGCGCAGATTACCATGGATGCCTTGAAGGAGGCCAACTCGGAATTGACGACGGAGCTGGATGATGTGAAGCAGCAACTGCTTGATATCAAGATGAATGCCAAGGAAACAGGTGCAGCCTTTGATGAGAAGGAGAAACGCAAGGCTgagaagatggccaagatgatggctgGTTTTGATCTTGGGAGCGATGTTTTCAGCGACAATGAGCGATCCATTAGCGAGGCTATTCAACACATTGAGAAGCTACACGAGATCAGTTCGGTGGGCAACAACATTGCACCGGATGAATTTCGAGATCTTCGCACCAAGCTTGTGGAGACGCAAGGCATTGTCAGACAGGCAGAATTATCAATGTTTGGCTCATCATCCGGCGAAATGGACTCTCGAAGGAGGCACGAACTAGAAGAGAGGCTGGAGGCTATGCAGCAGCAGTATGAAGATCTTCTGACAAAGAACCTCAGCGAGAGCGATGTTGAAGAGGTGAAGGCCCGCCTGGAGCACGCCTATGCTAACCGACAAACGACTCAAGTCGAGCTTATTGACGAGCTGAAGGCCGATGCCGCTCAAAAGGCGGCTGAGAACTCGAGGATGAAGACCTTGATCGAGGACCTCCAGCAACAGGTCAAGGCCGGCAGCGGCGCTACCCCTGTAACCAACGGCAAGACTATCCAGCAACAGATTGCCGAGTTTGATGTCATGAAGAAGAGTCTCATGCGAGATTTGCAGAACCGCTGTGAGCGTGTTGTGGAGCTTGAGATCTCACTGGATGAGACTCGTGAGCAGTACAACAATGTGCTCCGGTCATCCAACAACCGGGCacagcagaagaagatggcttTCCTAGAGAGGAACCTTGAGCAGCTTACTCAGGTCCAGCGCCAGCTCGTTGAACAGAACTCTGCTCTTAAGAAGGAGGTTGCTATTGCGGAGCGTAAGCTCATTGCAAGGAACGAGCGCATCCAGAGCCTGGAAAGCTTGCTGCAAGACAGCCAagagaagatggcagccgCCAACCATAA GTTCGAGGTTCAACTCGCCTCCGTCAAAGAACGCCtcgaggcagccaaggccggcagcaCGAAGGGTCTCAATGCCACCACCGGTGGCTTCAGCTTCTCTGCCGCTGGCAGCCGTATCGCCAAGCCCctccgcggcggcggcggcgacgggccCAACGTTCCTACTATTCAGTCGCTGCAGAACGAGGGTGCCACAAACAAGCGAAGTAGCTGGTTTTTCAACAAGTCGTAA